A genomic window from Cutibacterium acnes includes:
- the rpmF gene encoding 50S ribosomal protein L32 produces MAVPKRKKSRSTTRHRRAQWKTTPTQLVEIRVEGKVLRVPRNLVKAYHSGLIDVED; encoded by the coding sequence ATGGCAGTACCGAAGCGAAAGAAGTCCCGTTCGACCACGCGTCATAGGCGGGCCCAGTGGAAGACCACGCCAACACAGTTGGTTGAGATCCGCGTTGAGGGCAAGGTCCTGCGCGTCCCGCGAAATCTGGTCAAGGCCTACCACTCTGGGCTGATCGACGTCGAGGACTGA
- a CDS encoding FKBP-type peptidyl-prolyl cis-trans isomerase, which produces MSKPEVTLPDSAPDDLVVEDITIGDGPEASAGNLVEVHYVGVALSNGREFDSSWNRGEPLTFQLGAGQVIPGWDEGVQGMKVGGRRKLVIPHHLAYGPQGISGVIAGGETLVFVCDLVNVI; this is translated from the coding sequence ATGAGCAAGCCCGAAGTGACCCTGCCCGATTCCGCCCCCGACGACCTCGTCGTTGAGGACATCACCATCGGCGACGGCCCTGAAGCGTCCGCTGGCAACCTCGTCGAAGTGCACTACGTCGGCGTGGCCTTAAGCAATGGTCGTGAGTTCGATTCTTCCTGGAACCGCGGTGAGCCGCTGACCTTCCAACTAGGGGCTGGCCAGGTGATCCCCGGGTGGGATGAAGGTGTCCAAGGTATGAAGGTCGGTGGACGACGCAAACTCGTCATCCCCCACCACCTTGCTTACGGTCCGCAAGGAATCTCCGGTGTGATCGCTGGCGGTGAGACGCTGGTCTTCGTCTGCGACCTTGTCAACGTCATCTGA
- a CDS encoding glycoside hydrolase family 3 protein — translation MAAAAGAFAASALPLSRAAADDTRSQLASMTLDQKIGQVLWTHVFGASADDASMARKNQLAFGDDVRTPAQAVQKYHLGGVLYFNWSGNISTPTNPAAVAHLSNGLQEAARTSSTAPLAIAVDQEGGIVARITSPATEFPGNMALGAVNDPRAARAQGAVLGRELAALGINVDFAPDVDVNTNPANPVIGVRSMGDDPVRVGVLGVEQIRGIQSRGVAATAKHFPGHGDTQIDSHLGLPVVEYGRTTLERHLVPFRMAISAEVDMIMTAHIIVKTLDPTMPATLSKKVLTGLLREQMGYRGIITTDALDMEGAQLAVMTEDEKGTYTRLKAAADAEGNDPTAADEGHASAEFNAFMKPIRGRVAVQAFEAGSDILLNPHDADAVVTAMRRAIADGRVSERRLDESVLRILSWKRRRCITGRPVDLAAADREVRSGRKVADDIAARSVTMLVNDGTLPLKPSRVLVTGTRRGNPEYLVEPLRLAGFTPILVPSTGQEPTTADVEKAVTVGVDAVIVVTHGLKRGDAQDAMVKALARTGNPVVEIMTGTPYDVAMTHRPHAALAVYSNRKVSMVAAVAMMAGRNPVGRLPVRVPDPNGGTAFPRGFGLSYRATPGPYEGPGAKTA, via the coding sequence ATGGCCGCCGCGGCTGGAGCCTTTGCGGCATCAGCCCTTCCGCTGTCGCGAGCGGCAGCGGATGACACCCGGTCTCAGCTCGCCTCCATGACCTTGGACCAGAAGATCGGTCAAGTGCTATGGACCCATGTCTTCGGTGCCAGCGCTGACGACGCTTCAATGGCGAGGAAGAATCAGCTGGCCTTTGGCGATGACGTCCGCACTCCGGCCCAGGCCGTGCAGAAGTACCACCTTGGCGGGGTGCTGTACTTCAACTGGTCCGGTAACATCTCGACGCCCACGAATCCGGCCGCCGTCGCCCACCTTTCCAACGGCCTGCAAGAGGCGGCGAGGACGTCGTCGACGGCGCCGTTGGCCATCGCTGTCGATCAGGAGGGCGGTATCGTCGCGCGGATTACCTCCCCGGCCACCGAATTTCCAGGGAATATGGCGCTGGGTGCTGTCAATGACCCGCGCGCTGCGCGTGCCCAAGGCGCGGTGCTCGGTCGCGAGCTGGCTGCCCTGGGCATTAACGTGGACTTCGCCCCGGACGTTGACGTCAACACTAACCCAGCCAATCCCGTAATCGGGGTGAGGTCCATGGGGGACGATCCGGTGCGCGTCGGGGTACTCGGCGTCGAGCAGATTCGCGGCATTCAATCCAGAGGGGTTGCGGCCACCGCCAAGCATTTCCCAGGTCATGGTGATACCCAGATCGACTCCCATCTTGGTCTTCCGGTCGTGGAGTACGGTCGCACTACCCTGGAGCGTCACCTGGTGCCCTTCCGCATGGCGATCAGCGCGGAAGTGGACATGATCATGACAGCCCACATCATCGTTAAGACCTTGGACCCGACGATGCCGGCCACCCTGTCGAAGAAAGTGCTTACTGGCCTGCTGCGCGAACAGATGGGGTATCGCGGCATCATCACCACCGACGCCCTGGACATGGAGGGCGCCCAGCTTGCGGTCATGACCGAGGACGAGAAGGGCACGTATACCAGGCTCAAGGCTGCTGCCGACGCCGAGGGCAATGACCCCACGGCGGCCGATGAGGGGCATGCGAGTGCCGAGTTCAACGCCTTTATGAAACCGATCCGGGGGCGTGTTGCGGTGCAGGCTTTCGAAGCCGGATCCGACATTTTGCTGAACCCCCATGACGCTGATGCCGTCGTCACAGCGATGCGGAGGGCTATCGCGGACGGTCGGGTTAGCGAGCGGCGTCTCGACGAATCGGTGCTGCGCATCCTCTCTTGGAAGCGGCGTCGCTGCATTACGGGCAGGCCGGTTGACCTCGCGGCGGCCGATCGTGAGGTACGATCTGGCCGCAAGGTTGCTGACGACATCGCTGCCAGGTCGGTGACGATGCTGGTCAATGACGGCACTCTGCCGCTCAAGCCGTCACGGGTGCTCGTCACCGGAACACGTCGGGGTAATCCGGAGTACCTCGTCGAGCCGTTGCGCTTGGCCGGATTCACCCCGATTCTTGTTCCGTCAACCGGACAGGAACCGACGACAGCCGATGTCGAGAAAGCGGTGACTGTCGGTGTTGATGCCGTCATCGTGGTCACGCACGGGTTGAAACGTGGAGATGCCCAGGACGCCATGGTTAAGGCTCTGGCGCGGACCGGGAATCCGGTCGTGGAGATTATGACAGGGACCCCGTACGACGTGGCGATGACTCATCGCCCGCATGCCGCACTAGCTGTCTACTCCAACCGCAAGGTGAGCATGGTTGCGGCTGTCGCGATGATGGCTGGACGAAACCCGGTGGGGCGACTTCCGGTACGGGTGCCCGACCCGAACGGAGGCACAGCTTTTCCGCGCGGTTTCGGGCTCAGCTACCGCGCGACGCCCGGACCCTATGAGGGCCCGGGCGCGAAGACTGCTTGA
- a CDS encoding urocanate hydratase produces MYWGKQTMYDNSSTTAAMTIKLDAEFPPDPVFEPGIRRAPSRGFHLTPDQTKIALRNALRYLPPELHEKAVPEFLEELRTYGRIYAYRWRPAGHIKGRPIDDYEGRCTEGKAFQVQIDNNLDFDVALYPYELVTYGETGSVCQNWLQYRLIKKYLSQLTEDTTLVVMSGHPLGLFPSRPESPRVIITNSLMVGHFDNQKDWEICEEMGVANYGQMTAGGWMYIGPQGIVHGTFNTILNAGRIRLGIPADGDLSGVLFVSSGLGGMSGAQPKAAEIAHAVGIIAEVDMSRIQTRLDQGWVGHVSDDLDEVFALAKKHIDEHTPISIAYHGNIVDLLKYAVDNNINIPLLSDQTSCHAAYDGGYCPQGLTFEQRTELLARDRDEYARRVNESLRTHYELIRTLTDRGTYFFDYGNAFMATVFESGVTEIAKDGDARNGFIWPSYVEDIMGPELFDYGYGPFRWVCLSGKREDLIATDHAAMDCIDPNRRGQDRDNYIWIRDAEANNLVVGTQARILYQDAQGRMDIALRFNKMVRDGEIGPVMLGRDHHDVSGTDSPFRETANIKDGSNVMADMATQCFAGNAARGMSLVTLHNGGGTGIGNAINGGFGLVLDGSERVDNVIRSSLLWDVMCGVARRGWARNAHSIETATEFNHEHNDAQITLPYLVDDALIDGLVK; encoded by the coding sequence ATGTATTGGGGGAAGCAAACGATGTACGACAACAGCAGCACTACCGCAGCTATGACGATCAAACTCGACGCCGAGTTCCCCCCTGACCCGGTTTTCGAACCCGGTATCCGTCGAGCCCCATCGCGTGGATTCCACCTCACCCCCGATCAGACCAAGATCGCGCTGCGCAATGCTCTGCGTTATCTACCCCCGGAGTTGCACGAGAAGGCTGTTCCGGAGTTCCTCGAGGAATTGCGTACGTATGGCCGCATCTACGCTTACCGGTGGCGTCCAGCCGGGCATATCAAGGGACGCCCAATCGACGATTACGAGGGTCGTTGTACCGAGGGCAAGGCCTTCCAGGTGCAGATTGACAATAACCTCGACTTCGACGTCGCCCTCTATCCCTACGAACTCGTCACCTATGGCGAGACCGGTAGCGTCTGCCAGAATTGGCTGCAGTACCGGCTCATCAAGAAATACCTCTCCCAGCTCACCGAGGACACCACCTTGGTCGTCATGAGCGGTCACCCGCTGGGGCTTTTCCCGTCGCGCCCAGAATCCCCGCGTGTCATCATCACCAACTCCCTCATGGTCGGCCATTTCGACAACCAGAAGGACTGGGAGATCTGTGAGGAGATGGGGGTGGCGAACTATGGACAGATGACCGCCGGCGGCTGGATGTATATTGGCCCGCAGGGCATCGTCCATGGCACCTTCAACACCATTCTCAACGCCGGAAGAATCCGGCTGGGAATTCCCGCTGACGGGGATCTCTCCGGGGTGCTTTTTGTCTCGTCAGGTCTCGGTGGCATGTCCGGGGCCCAGCCCAAGGCCGCCGAGATCGCCCACGCCGTCGGGATCATTGCCGAGGTCGACATGTCGCGCATCCAGACCCGACTGGATCAGGGTTGGGTGGGTCACGTCTCTGACGACCTTGACGAAGTTTTCGCGCTAGCCAAAAAACACATTGACGAACACACCCCAATCTCCATCGCCTACCACGGCAACATCGTCGATCTGTTGAAGTACGCCGTCGACAACAACATCAACATCCCGCTGCTATCGGACCAGACCTCCTGTCATGCCGCTTATGACGGCGGTTACTGCCCGCAGGGGCTGACCTTCGAGCAGCGCACCGAACTGTTGGCCCGCGATCGTGACGAATACGCCCGCCGCGTCAACGAATCCTTGCGCACGCACTACGAGCTCATCCGCACCCTCACCGACCGCGGCACCTATTTCTTCGATTACGGCAACGCCTTCATGGCCACCGTCTTTGAGTCCGGGGTGACCGAGATCGCCAAGGACGGGGACGCCCGCAACGGGTTCATCTGGCCGTCCTACGTTGAGGACATCATGGGCCCGGAACTCTTCGACTACGGCTACGGGCCGTTCCGGTGGGTGTGCCTGTCCGGCAAGCGCGAGGACCTCATTGCCACCGACCATGCCGCGATGGATTGCATCGACCCGAATCGCCGCGGCCAGGATCGCGATAACTACATCTGGATCCGTGACGCCGAGGCTAACAACCTGGTCGTGGGCACCCAGGCGCGCATCCTCTACCAAGATGCTCAAGGCCGTATGGACATCGCCTTGCGATTCAACAAGATGGTCCGCGATGGCGAGATCGGACCGGTCATGCTGGGACGTGATCACCACGATGTCTCCGGGACTGACTCTCCCTTCCGTGAGACCGCCAACATCAAGGACGGCTCTAACGTCATGGCTGATATGGCTACCCAGTGCTTCGCCGGCAATGCCGCCCGCGGCATGAGTCTGGTGACCCTACATAACGGCGGCGGAACCGGCATTGGTAACGCCATCAACGGCGGGTTCGGGCTCGTCCTGGACGGCTCTGAGCGGGTCGACAACGTCATTCGCAGTTCTCTGCTGTGGGATGTCATGTGCGGGGTGGCGCGACGCGGCTGGGCCCGCAACGCTCACTCCATCGAGACGGCCACCGAGTTCAACCACGAGCACAACGACGCCCAAATCACCCTGCCCTACCTGGTAGATGACGCCCTTATTGACGGATTGGTGAAGTGA